A region of Anguilla rostrata isolate EN2019 chromosome 10, ASM1855537v3, whole genome shotgun sequence DNA encodes the following proteins:
- the fam78aa gene encoding protein FAM78B isoform X3 has product MNDNFYPSVTWGVPISDSNLPLLTGIRRDQSFTTWLVAINQATGETLVLQTIRWRMQLCIHIDPDKPLGERSSLVEPTAQEQPQILPRNEPIPANALVKPNANDAQVLMWRPYNRDPILVIPPKY; this is encoded by the coding sequence ATGAATGACAATTTCTACCCCAGCGTGACGTGGGGCGTGCCCATCAGCGACAGCAACCTGCCCCTCCTCACTGGCATTCGCCGAGACCAGAGCTTCACCACCTGGCTGGTGGCCATCAACCAGGCGACCGGCGAGACGCTGGTGTTGCAAACCATCCGCTGGCGGATGCAGCTATGCATCCACATAGACCCGGACAAGCCACTGGGCGAGAGGTCCAGTCTGGTGGAGCCCACGGCCCAGGAGCAGCCCCAGATCCTGCCCAGGAACGAGCCAATCCCAGCCAACGCCCTGGTCAAACCCAATGCCAACGATGCCCAGGTTCTCATGTGGAGGCCGTATAACAGAGATCCCATACTGGTCATCCCACCCAAATACTGA
- the fam78aa gene encoding protein FAM78A isoform X2, whose translation MITKGMLLRSVHLDRSSWELPDLRDGKIQAISDSDGVNYPWYGNTTETCTIVGPTRRDTKFTVSMNDNFYPSVTWGVPISDSNLPLLTGIRRDQSFTTWLVAINQATGETLVLQTIRWRMQLCIHIDPDKPLGERSSLVEPTAQEQPQILPRNEPIPANALVKPNANDAQVLMWRPYNRDPILVIPPKY comes from the coding sequence GTCGAGCTGGGAGCTGCCAGACCTCAGGGATGGCAAAATCCAGGCCATCAGTGACTCAGATGGCGTGAACTACCCCTGGTACGGCAACACCACAGAGACCTGCACCATCGTGGGGCCCACCAGGAGGGACACCAAGTTCACGGTGAGCATGAATGACAATTTCTACCCCAGCGTGACGTGGGGCGTGCCCATCAGCGACAGCAACCTGCCCCTCCTCACTGGCATTCGCCGAGACCAGAGCTTCACCACCTGGCTGGTGGCCATCAACCAGGCGACCGGCGAGACGCTGGTGTTGCAAACCATCCGCTGGCGGATGCAGCTATGCATCCACATAGACCCGGACAAGCCACTGGGCGAGAGGTCCAGTCTGGTGGAGCCCACGGCCCAGGAGCAGCCCCAGATCCTGCCCAGGAACGAGCCAATCCCAGCCAACGCCCTGGTCAAACCCAATGCCAACGATGCCCAGGTTCTCATGTGGAGGCCGTATAACAGAGATCCCATACTGGTCATCCCACCCAAATACTGA